A stretch of the Marivirga tractuosa DSM 4126 genome encodes the following:
- the mrdA gene encoding penicillin-binding protein 2: MIENRKYIIQILIIVVGVIFLVKLFSIQVMESRYKLAAENNVINKVVQYPYRGLILDRNNEIIVHNTPVYDIMVVPKEVEVQDTTAFCNLLDITEEEFNSKIQKAKGYSYIKQSLFYPQLSNEEFAKIQTRLVEYKGFYPVARTVRKYPEPILANGLGYIGEVSKRQLQRDTTNYYKQGDFIGISGIEAAYEEELRGKRGVKYKLVNVRGIEKGSFNDGKFDTLSVPGNNLVSTIDLELQKYAEYLMDDKVGSIVAIEPSTGEILAFVNSPSYDPNQLAGRNYSKNFSELNKDTLNPLFNRPIMAQYRPGSVFKLVQSLIALQEGVIAPSTRIVCNRGIINCHGSHTNADLHDAIKYSCNPYFYQTFKRIVQQGKVEGMNKDARVGLTTWNNYLSDFGFGRKLGIDIPNENSGMVPGPTYYDRYYQKDHWNFYTIYSLSIGEGELLTTPLQVANLASILANRGYYIRPHLVKGIDTPDSYYKLQYDRQETGIDSVHFRTVVDAMGEIVDGTARVARVKDIQIAGKTGTVQNKNSFDHSAFMAFAPKEKPQIAISVYVENAGWGGGVAAAITGLLIEKYIKGEVASNRAWVENYVMTKAYLNNL, from the coding sequence ATGATAGAAAACAGGAAGTACATCATCCAAATTTTAATTATCGTAGTAGGAGTTATTTTCCTCGTCAAGTTATTCTCTATTCAGGTAATGGAGAGCCGATATAAATTGGCAGCTGAAAATAATGTGATTAATAAGGTGGTGCAATATCCATACAGAGGCTTAATTCTTGATAGAAATAATGAGATTATTGTTCATAACACACCTGTTTATGACATAATGGTGGTGCCAAAAGAAGTGGAAGTTCAAGATACGACCGCTTTTTGTAATTTATTGGATATCACCGAAGAGGAATTCAACAGTAAAATCCAAAAGGCGAAAGGATATTCTTATATTAAGCAATCCCTTTTTTATCCACAATTAAGCAATGAAGAATTTGCCAAAATTCAAACCCGTTTGGTAGAATATAAAGGCTTTTATCCTGTAGCGCGTACTGTTCGTAAATATCCGGAACCAATTCTCGCAAATGGCTTGGGTTATATTGGTGAGGTTAGTAAAAGACAATTACAGAGAGACACCACCAATTATTATAAACAAGGTGACTTCATCGGAATTTCAGGAATAGAAGCCGCTTATGAGGAAGAACTCAGAGGAAAAAGGGGTGTGAAATATAAGCTAGTGAATGTGAGGGGAATTGAAAAAGGCTCTTTTAATGATGGAAAATTTGATACACTCTCAGTTCCTGGAAATAATTTGGTTTCCACCATCGATTTGGAATTGCAAAAATATGCTGAATACCTAATGGATGATAAGGTTGGAAGTATAGTAGCTATTGAACCTTCTACTGGTGAAATCTTAGCTTTTGTTAACAGCCCATCCTATGATCCCAATCAATTGGCAGGGAGGAACTATAGTAAAAATTTTAGTGAATTAAATAAAGATACTCTAAATCCACTTTTCAACAGACCAATCATGGCGCAATATCGTCCAGGCTCTGTATTTAAATTAGTTCAATCATTAATTGCCTTGCAAGAAGGTGTAATTGCGCCTTCCACTAGAATTGTATGCAACAGAGGGATCATTAATTGCCACGGTTCCCATACTAATGCTGATCTTCATGATGCCATTAAATATTCTTGTAATCCATATTTTTATCAAACCTTTAAAAGGATTGTTCAACAAGGAAAGGTAGAAGGCATGAATAAAGACGCAAGAGTAGGCTTAACCACCTGGAACAATTATTTAAGTGATTTTGGTTTTGGAAGGAAATTAGGGATTGACATCCCAAATGAAAACTCCGGCATGGTTCCGGGGCCTACTTATTATGATAGATATTATCAAAAAGACCATTGGAATTTCTACACTATATATTCTTTAAGTATTGGAGAAGGAGAACTATTAACAACCCCACTGCAAGTTGCCAATTTAGCTTCCATCTTAGCTAATAGAGGTTATTACATCCGTCCTCACCTGGTAAAAGGAATTGATACCCCTGATTCTTATTATAAACTACAATATGATCGGCAGGAAACAGGAATTGATTCGGTGCATTTTAGAACGGTAGTAGATGCGATGGGAGAAATAGTGGACGGCACAGCTCGGGTAGCAAGAGTAAAGGACATCCAGATAGCAGGAAAAACAGGAACAGTACAGAATAAAAACAGCTTTGATCACTCTGCTTTTATGGCATTTGCACCCAAAGAAAAACCGCAAATTGCAATTTCTGTATATGTGGAAAATGCAGGTTGGGGTGGTGGAGTTGCCGCTGCCATAACGGGTCTGCTTATTGAAAAGTATATTAAAGGGGAAGTAGCTTCCAACAGAGCTTGGGTAGAAAATTATGTGATGACCAAAGCGTATTTGAATAATTTATGA
- the mreC gene encoding rod shape-determining protein MreC codes for MRRLFQFIYQYRAFFIFLLLEVISGWLVVNHNDYISASYFNSSSAFAGNVYENKQAVQDYFQLAKVNKNLVEENERLRNRLAVDSAKIDSDSADIPFELNGQYEFITGKVVNNSVHRFRNYFTLNKGSEDGIEEGMGVINPKGVVGKIKSVSPNFSTAYSALHSSLLISVLIDETETLCTANWSGEDPTEISLKYVPRHIKVQEGMQVISSGYDAIFPQGVKLGTVKSVEIDEEATFYDIEVALSADFFSLDYVYVIGNKLKQEKDSLEQELKTEYEQ; via the coding sequence ATGCGTAGGTTATTTCAGTTTATTTATCAATATCGGGCTTTCTTTATCTTTTTGCTATTGGAAGTCATTAGTGGTTGGCTCGTAGTCAATCATAATGATTACATCAGTGCTTCCTATTTTAATAGCTCCAGTGCTTTTGCAGGAAATGTTTATGAAAATAAGCAAGCCGTACAGGATTATTTCCAATTGGCTAAAGTCAATAAAAATTTAGTGGAGGAAAATGAGCGCTTAAGAAATCGTCTGGCAGTTGATAGTGCTAAGATAGATTCAGACTCAGCAGATATCCCTTTCGAACTTAATGGTCAGTATGAATTTATCACAGGAAAAGTAGTCAATAACTCTGTGCATCGATTTAGAAATTATTTTACTTTAAATAAGGGTAGTGAAGACGGGATTGAAGAAGGAATGGGCGTAATCAACCCCAAAGGTGTGGTAGGAAAAATAAAGAGCGTGTCCCCTAATTTCTCCACAGCCTATTCGGCTTTGCATAGTAGCTTGTTGATTTCAGTATTGATAGATGAAACAGAGACTTTGTGCACGGCAAACTGGTCAGGTGAAGATCCAACCGAAATATCATTAAAGTATGTGCCTCGCCATATCAAGGTGCAGGAAGGAATGCAAGTGATCAGCTCAGGTTATGATGCAATTTTCCCACAAGGTGTAAAACTAGGAACGGTTAAAAGTGTAGAAATTGATGAGGAAGCTACTTTCTACGATATAGAAGTGGCGCTTTCTGCGGATTTCTTTAGTCTCGATTATGTGTATGTAATTGGTAATAAATTGAAGCAAGAAAAAGATTCTTTGGAACAGGAACTAAAGACAGAATATGAACAGTAG
- a CDS encoding rod shape-determining protein, with product MGIFDFFSSDIAIDLGTANTLIIHKDKIVVDEPSIIAIDKATNKVLAIGRQAMQMHEKTHENIKTIRPLKDGVIADFHAAEHMIRGMIKMIDGGKRSFMPSSHRMVICIPSGITEVEKRAVRDSAEHAGAKEVYMIHEPIAASIGIGVDIEQPVGSMVVDIGGGTTEIAVIALSGIVCDQSIRVAGDTFTKDILDYMRRQHNLLIGERSAEKIKIEVGAALTELDDGPEDYEIRGRDLMTGIPKVIKVSYSEIAFAIDKSVSKIEEAVLKALEISPPELSADIYDNGIHLTGGGALLRGLDKRLALKTKLPIHVADDPLRAVVRGTGIALKNLNHYKAVLMS from the coding sequence ATGGGGATATTTGATTTCTTTTCAAGTGACATAGCCATAGATTTAGGTACAGCCAATACCTTAATTATTCATAAAGACAAAATTGTGGTGGACGAACCTTCCATCATTGCCATTGATAAAGCTACTAACAAAGTTTTGGCCATCGGGCGCCAAGCCATGCAAATGCATGAGAAAACTCACGAAAACATAAAGACAATTCGTCCTTTGAAGGATGGGGTAATTGCAGATTTCCATGCTGCAGAGCACATGATTCGTGGGATGATTAAAATGATTGATGGCGGAAAAAGAAGTTTCATGCCATCATCGCATAGAATGGTAATTTGTATTCCTTCAGGTATTACGGAGGTTGAAAAAAGAGCCGTTCGAGATTCAGCCGAGCATGCAGGTGCAAAAGAAGTTTATATGATTCATGAGCCTATTGCGGCAAGTATCGGAATAGGCGTTGACATTGAGCAACCGGTTGGTTCTATGGTAGTGGATATCGGAGGAGGAACTACTGAAATTGCAGTTATTGCCCTTTCAGGTATTGTCTGTGATCAATCCATCAGAGTAGCAGGTGATACTTTCACCAAAGACATTTTAGATTATATGCGTAGACAGCATAACCTTTTGATAGGGGAGCGTTCTGCGGAGAAAATAAAAATTGAAGTAGGAGCGGCTTTAACGGAATTAGATGACGGACCTGAGGATTATGAAATCCGAGGTCGTGATTTGATGACGGGTATTCCAAAAGTTATTAAAGTATCTTATTCTGAGATTGCTTTTGCGATTGATAAGTCGGTATCAAAAATTGAAGAAGCCGTGCTGAAAGCTTTGGAGATTTCACCGCCCGAATTGTCTGCCGATATTTATGATAATGGAATTCATTTAACAGGTGGTGGTGCTTTATTAAGAGGACTTGATAAAAGACTGGCACTTAAAACAAAGCTTCCGATTCATGTAGCCGATGATCCGTTGAGAGCGGTAGTTCGTGGAACTGGAATAGCTTTGAAAAATTTAAATCATTACAAAGCAGTTTTAATGAGTTAA
- the purH gene encoding bifunctional phosphoribosylaminoimidazolecarboxamide formyltransferase/IMP cyclohydrolase produces MSVKKIQSALISVFHKDNLEPIVQILKDKGVKIYSTGGTQKFIEEQGAEVIAVEDLTSYPSILGGRVKTLHPKIFGGILGRRELESDKAQLQEYDIPEIDLVIVDLYPFEQTVASGASEQDIIEKIDIGGISLIRAAAKNFKDVVIVASQNQYGDLEKVLQEKDGRTDLKDRKAFAAHAFNVSSHYDTAIFNYFNQEEAIKGFKHSICENKTLRYGENPHQEGVFYGDLEELFDQLNGKELSYNNLVDVDAAVSLIEEFQNETAFAILKHTNACGMALGNTVKEAYQKAFAADTLSAFGGVLITNEKVDKEAAEEMHSLFFEILIAPDFSAEALEVLKGKKNRILLKKKTNLSTKKQFKSLLNGVIEQDRDLHTDSKSDLKVVTKEAPTAEEEKALLFASKVCKHTKSNAIVLANNGQLLASGVGQTSRVDALKQAIEKAKVFNFDLKGAVMASDAFFPFPDCVEIADQAGITAVIQPGGSIKDQDSIDYCDAHGMRMVTTGIRHFKH; encoded by the coding sequence ATGTCAGTCAAAAAAATCCAATCAGCACTTATTTCAGTTTTTCACAAAGATAATTTAGAGCCGATCGTTCAAATATTGAAAGATAAAGGCGTTAAAATATACAGCACGGGCGGCACTCAAAAGTTCATAGAGGAACAAGGAGCTGAAGTCATAGCGGTTGAAGACTTAACCAGCTACCCATCCATTTTAGGAGGGAGAGTTAAAACTTTACACCCAAAAATATTTGGTGGCATTTTAGGTCGAAGAGAGTTAGAATCGGATAAAGCCCAATTGCAAGAATATGACATTCCTGAAATCGATTTAGTAATTGTAGATTTATATCCATTCGAGCAAACAGTTGCTTCCGGAGCAAGCGAGCAAGATATTATTGAGAAAATTGATATCGGAGGAATTTCTTTGATTAGAGCAGCTGCTAAGAATTTTAAAGATGTAGTGATTGTAGCTTCTCAAAATCAATACGGTGATTTAGAAAAAGTATTGCAAGAAAAAGATGGAAGGACGGATTTGAAAGACAGAAAAGCTTTTGCAGCGCATGCTTTTAATGTTTCTTCTCATTACGATACTGCCATTTTCAATTATTTCAATCAAGAAGAAGCAATCAAAGGTTTTAAGCATAGCATTTGTGAAAATAAAACTTTACGCTACGGGGAAAACCCACATCAAGAAGGTGTTTTCTATGGTGATTTGGAAGAGCTTTTTGATCAGTTAAATGGTAAAGAATTATCTTACAATAATTTGGTGGATGTAGATGCAGCCGTAAGTTTAATTGAGGAATTTCAAAACGAAACGGCTTTTGCAATTTTGAAACATACTAATGCTTGTGGTATGGCTTTAGGAAATACAGTTAAAGAAGCTTACCAGAAAGCATTTGCTGCCGATACACTTTCAGCCTTTGGTGGCGTTTTGATTACGAATGAAAAAGTAGACAAAGAAGCTGCTGAAGAAATGCATTCCTTATTCTTTGAAATTTTAATTGCGCCTGATTTTTCTGCGGAAGCCTTAGAAGTTTTAAAAGGTAAAAAGAACAGGATTTTACTGAAAAAGAAAACGAATCTTTCTACAAAAAAGCAGTTTAAAAGTTTGCTGAATGGCGTAATTGAGCAAGACAGAGATTTACACACGGACAGCAAATCAGATTTGAAAGTGGTGACCAAAGAAGCACCAACTGCCGAAGAGGAAAAAGCATTATTATTTGCTTCGAAAGTTTGTAAGCATACAAAATCAAATGCCATAGTATTAGCTAATAATGGTCAGTTGTTGGCTAGTGGAGTTGGTCAAACTTCAAGAGTAGATGCGTTAAAGCAGGCAATTGAAAAAGCGAAAGTTTTTAATTTTGATTTGAAGGGAGCTGTTATGGCCTCCGATGCATTTTTTCCTTTTCCTGATTGCGTTGAAATTGCAGATCAAGCAGGAATAACAGCAGTTATTCAGCCGGGAGGGTCTATTAAGGATCAAGATAGCATTGATTATTGTGATGCTCATGGTATGAGAATGGTGACCACTGGCATAAGACATTTTAAGCATTAA